GCATTTGTGGCGGGTGCATGGGATTATGTCACCAAGCCGTTCGAGTTCTTTGAACTGGAGACACGTCTATACGGTGTCGAAACGCGGATGGTCGAATTGGCCCGCCGTTCGCAAGACGTGTCAGAGGATGCTGGCAACGGTGACACAACACTCAAACGGTTCTGTGCCTTGCACCGCCCTGTAACACCTGCACAGATCACTGAAAGTGGCCTGGTTGGGCTGGGCGCCTTTGAAAACTGCTTTGCCCGGATCAGCAACACCCTACACGGCAACGTCAGCCTTATGGCGCTGAGACTGAACAATTTGCCAGAGGTGACGCAATCGCTGCAGGAACCGCAGACACATCAATACCTGGTGAAACTTGCCTCTGTGATCGCTTCGCACGCTCAACCCTGGCAGGGGATCGTCACGTATTTGGGCAAAGGTGCATTCCTGATCCTGTCCTTTGCGCCGGTGCGCAGGCCGGCAATGACCCTCAAAGATGCGATCACGACTGCGATTGGTGAAGTGGACAGCCAGCTTTTGAGTGCGCAGGATTTGCGCACTGATTACAGCAGCTGGCAAATCCATGGCAATGAAGTGCCGGAAGGGGTTGAGCCTTCTTACCTTTTGTACGCAGTGAAAAATCATCTGGATCAGAGCGTCAGACTGCAGTAACAGGCCTTTACAACCATACGTGGCGGAACATCCCCCTTAGGATGTGTTGCGGTGTCGACTTCAAGTTGACACCACCCTCCTGTTTGGTTTTGCTGAAGTAAAGATTAACCAATGAAGAGACTGACCCTGCAATGAGCGGCGGAATTACCCTGTTTTCAAATATCAGAATGGTTGGGGTTCTAAGTATTGCCGCATTGATAGGCATCCTGATTGCAGGGCGGCTCGAAAAGCTGGGCGATAATGCGTATCTGAATGACAACAAGTTGCAGACAACGCTGCAACTGGTCGAGCTGCGCGAGAACATCCGCAAAGAGATCATCGACCGTATCCTCAAGTTGAGCGAACTCGCCACGATTGTCGGTCAAAATCCGTCTATGGAGGGTGATCAGCTGTCTGCCCGCGCAGAGCAATTGATCGAGACAACACCGGATTTGATTTCTATTGGGATTGCGCCGGATCTTGTCGTTACAAGAGTGATCCCGGCCGAGGGCAACGAACGCGCGATTGGTCTCGATTATCGCAGTAACAAGCAACAATACCCAATGGTGAAACAGGCCATGGAGACCGGCAAGGGATTGATCACCGGGCCGGTCAACCTCGTGCAGGGTGGACGGGGCCTCATTCTGCGCCAACCGGTCTATGTCGGGGATGGGGTAGATAAATCTCCCTGGGGTATCATCTCCGTTGTGCTGGACTATGAAAAGTTTCTCACCAACCTGGGCTTGCCGGACATCGGCCAAGACTATGAGATCATGATCCAGGATACGACCAATGGCGGGGCGTCTGATCACGTTCTCTTTGGGGATCAGGACATTCTGGGCCAAGACCCTGTGCTTTTGACGCTGGATTTCCCTTATGGTGTTTGGCAATTGGCGGCCGTCCCCGTTGGCGGTTGGCCCCTGCACAAACCCGATCACAATTCTGATCGTCTTCTTGCCTTTATCGCCATTGGTCTTGCGCTGTTCTTGCTGTGGTACGTCATCCGGCTGGCGGACAACCGTCGTATCGCCGAGGTGCGGCTGTCGAATGCCATCGATGCACTGGATCACGGGTTCATCATGTTCGACCCCAATGACCGATTGGTGCTGAACAACAAGAAATACCTCGACATCTACAACCTGAACCGCGACGCAATCGAGCCGGGCGCATCATACGAAGATTTGGTGTTGCGCGGCCTCAAGCGCGGGATTTTTCCATCGGCTGTTGGCCGCGAAGAAGAATGGCTTGCCGAATGGAACGCAAAGCGCGGGGGTGATTTCGATGCAGAACATTTCCTGTCAGATGGCCGCGTGATCAAAGCCTCGGACCGGACCATGCCTGACGGCAGCATAGTCGGCCTGCGCATTGATGTCTCCGAGTTGAAAGAGGCTCAATTGGGGGCGGAGGCGGCGAACAAAGCCAAATCGGACTTTATGGCCGTCCTCAGCCACGAATTGCGCACGCCGCTGACCGTGATCCTCGGCACAGCCCGCCTGTCCAAACAGGTGGAGCGTCTGCCCAAGGCCAAGGAGCTGACCGCGTCGATTGATGCGTTGCCGGATAGTGAAGGCGCGGCGCTCAAGACCCAACTGTCCGGGGTCTACGAGATGATCTCTGGCATGATGGAAAAGCTGGAGCGGTCCGGCGAGCATCTGCTGTTCTTGGTGAACGAAATTCTGGATTTTGCCAAGATCGAGGCCAGCGGCCTGTCCCTTGATATTCAGCCCAATGACATTGGCGAGATCATCCAAACGGCGGCTGGCCAGATGGCCCCGATGGTTGAACAGAAGGGTCTGGAGCTAAACGTCCAACCTGTGTCTGCGACTTTGGATCTTGATGCCAAGCGGATCCAGCAGGTTTTGATGAACCTTCTGGGCAACGCCACAAAATTCACCGAAACAGGCAGCGTTTCCCTGATCGCAGAGATCGTCAGAGACCAGATCGAAATCAGGGTCAAAGACACCGGCATGGGCATTCCGCCCGATCAGGTCGAGAGGGTGTTTGAGCCATTTCATCAAGTGGATTCGTCCAACAAGCGGGGCATCGGCGGCACCGGTCTTGGCCTCGCCATCTCGCGCGAGATTGTCGAGGCGCATGGCGGAACGCTCACTGCAACAAGTGTCGAAGGTGAAGGCAGCGTGTTCAAGGTGACATTGCCGCTTCAGAGCGCTGAATGAGCCCTCCGGATAGCCCCGACAATCGCGGGCCGTTCCAGAAGGCTCAAACATCGTGATACTAGGCCGCGGCGTCGGCCTTTGGGGCTGCTGCAGTCTCAGGCGCAGCGGTCGTCTCCGCCGCAGGCTTGGACGTTAGCAGCGTTTCCATATAGGATTTGCTACCCTGAGCGGGTGAATTTGCAACAGGCGCAATGCTGTCGATCAACGCACGTGTGCGTGCCTGTTCAATCCGGTTCTCCGCTGCGCGGCGGTCGGCCGCGATCTTGGCCGCATCATCATCCAGAGCGGAAACAGATGCGCGAGATGGCGCGCCATCGCTGGCTGCAGCCGGACCTTTATCCGCAACCGGTTTGGCTTGCTCTGCCTTTGAGGGCGGGTTGGAATTATCAACTTCAGTCGTCTGGTCTGCCGCTTTCTGCTCAGAGGGTTTTGGCTCTTGCTTGTCCTGACCGTCAGACACTTCCGCCTTCTTGGGCGATTTGTCCTCTGGCTCAGAGTTGGCCGATGATGTGCCTTGCGGCGCACCGATGAGTGGCGAGATTAAGTTCATACTTGGCCTCCTTAACTTTGAGATGGCTCTCGTGGAGCGCCGGTTAAAGTCGGAAACTGGCAGAACTATGGTAATTTCATGATGGGAAACCAGCGGGGCGCCAAATTTTGAACAGCGGCGGATCAGAAGGCTGCGGAGACCACAGGCGGTTAAGCATCCAAAAAGGCGCTGACCTCAGCACGCAGTCTGTCCCAATCCGTGAATTCGCGAACGCCGTCCACCAGATCGACCTCCCGCCCGTCCAAGAGAACATTCTGCACGATCTGGCTTTCGAAATAGCCGTAGCTGCTGGCGCGAACAGCACCGGCAAGCAGAAGCTCGCGGTTGGGTTCAAACCGTGTGCGCATTTCCATCTCGGTCAGATATTCCTGCGCTTCTTCAAGCCCGTCAGGGAATGCAGCCTTTAGGCTGACAGAAATGATCATGGTTTGCAGGGCTTGCAGATCTTCCCGACTGGCAGATACCAGGACTTCAAAGCCTTGCGGGTGACGTCGCTCATGCACCGGTGCGGCCAGGATGACCTTGTCGATACCTTCAAAAGAAATGGGCGCCAATCTGTCCGATGTGTTGAACAGCCGCACGCCGTGTCCCGCCGCACGTATCTGTGCCTCCACGGCGTCAACAATCTTGCGCGTTTGTCCTTCGACGGTTTCGTAAATAATGAGCAATTCCATTGTGCACCCCATCTCTTCCTCCGCCAGAAGGGCAGAGGTCCATCGCTGCTCAACTGACCTGCAAGGTTATTTTCTACATGTCTCGGGCGGACGGGCTTTGTTCTAGATCAAAGCGGCGGATTTATTCGGGCCCCACGTGTGCCGGTCGGCGTTTCATCTGCTAGGGTGTCTCAATATTTCGATATTTTGGTCCAACGATGAGTGATGCCCAGAGGTGCGAGATGAAAAATTCACAATATCTTCTTCCGGCCAATGCGGACGACCCTTGGAGCCTGCTTGATCCAGCCAAGGTCAAGAAAGCTATCTCCATTCGCGATTACATGTTGGGAGAGGGCAGGTTCAATGCCGACGCAAACGACACGCTCACCGCCTTGGCAGAGCAACTTGTATCTGCGGGGCTGCCATTACACCGATGCGTGACCATTGTCCGCATCTTGCACGCAATAAATTCCGCATCTTATCGGGTTTGGGAGCAAGGGCGAGGAGCTATCGCAAACGTCTTTCCATACATTGGAACGGCGTCAACCGAATATGAGACATCGCCCTCAGCCCTCGCGCATGAAACAGGGCGGTGGGTCCGGTTCAACCCTCAAGACCTACAGGAGACAGACTTCAACCTCGTGCCAGAACTCAAACAAGCCGGGCTAACGGACTACATCTGTGCGCCGACGCTCATGGCCAATGGAATGCAGAATATTTTCTCCTTTGCAACGCAGGCGGAGGCCGGCTTTAGCGACGTGGATGTCGCCCTTTTACGGGCAACCTTTCCGGCAATCGAAGCCTGTCAGGAAATTCTTGTGATGCACCGGATCTTGAAAGAGGTCACACGGATGTACGTGGGCGAAGAGCCGCATGAGAGGATACTTGCGGGCGATGTGCATCGCGGCGAGGTGACCCGGCTCAGATCTGCAATCCTGTTTGCGGATATGCGTGAATTCACGCTGTTGACCTCTGATCTGTCAGCCGAAAGTGCGACAGCCCTTCTAAATGAATACTATGATTGCGTGGTTCCCGCTGTCGAAAACAATGGCGGCGAGGTTCTCAAATTCATCGGCGATGGTGTATTGGCCATTTTCCGTGCCGGGCAGGAGGATGCGAAGGCTTGTGCCAAAGCGCTGTGCG
This window of the Sulfitobacter mediterraneus genome carries:
- a CDS encoding response regulator, whose product is MKILVVDDDILILEILELFLSSIDYENVQFAKSGEEALQLIEASSTPFECILLDINMPVQTGIELIPMIRRHNGYEFVPIIMLTAQHDKKNIAEAFVAGAWDYVTKPFEFFELETRLYGVETRMVELARRSQDVSEDAGNGDTTLKRFCALHRPVTPAQITESGLVGLGAFENCFARISNTLHGNVSLMALRLNNLPEVTQSLQEPQTHQYLVKLASVIASHAQPWQGIVTYLGKGAFLILSFAPVRRPAMTLKDAITTAIGEVDSQLLSAQDLRTDYSSWQIHGNEVPEGVEPSYLLYAVKNHLDQSVRLQ
- a CDS encoding adenylate/guanylate cyclase domain-containing protein translates to MPELKQAGLTDYICAPTLMANGMQNIFSFATQAEAGFSDVDVALLRATFPAIEACQEILVMHRILKEVTRMYVGEEPHERILAGDVHRGEVTRLRSAILFADMREFTLLTSDLSAESATALLNEYYDCVVPAVENNGGEVLKFIGDGVLAIFRAGQEDAKACAKALCAARQGRLAVADRRKSAEIQFDVGVALHFGEVAYGNIGSGARLDYTVIGRDVNLASRLADMCGTLGKAILVSEEIRQHLSDEAFENCGSYELKGLAGKIPVFSEG
- a CDS encoding flavodoxin domain-containing protein, whose product is MELLIIYETVEGQTRKIVDAVEAQIRAAGHGVRLFNTSDRLAPISFEGIDKVILAAPVHERRHPQGFEVLVSASREDLQALQTMIISVSLKAAFPDGLEEAQEYLTEMEMRTRFEPNRELLLAGAVRASSYGYFESQIVQNVLLDGREVDLVDGVREFTDWDRLRAEVSAFLDA
- a CDS encoding sensor histidine kinase encodes the protein MSGGITLFSNIRMVGVLSIAALIGILIAGRLEKLGDNAYLNDNKLQTTLQLVELRENIRKEIIDRILKLSELATIVGQNPSMEGDQLSARAEQLIETTPDLISIGIAPDLVVTRVIPAEGNERAIGLDYRSNKQQYPMVKQAMETGKGLITGPVNLVQGGRGLILRQPVYVGDGVDKSPWGIISVVLDYEKFLTNLGLPDIGQDYEIMIQDTTNGGASDHVLFGDQDILGQDPVLLTLDFPYGVWQLAAVPVGGWPLHKPDHNSDRLLAFIAIGLALFLLWYVIRLADNRRIAEVRLSNAIDALDHGFIMFDPNDRLVLNNKKYLDIYNLNRDAIEPGASYEDLVLRGLKRGIFPSAVGREEEWLAEWNAKRGGDFDAEHFLSDGRVIKASDRTMPDGSIVGLRIDVSELKEAQLGAEAANKAKSDFMAVLSHELRTPLTVILGTARLSKQVERLPKAKELTASIDALPDSEGAALKTQLSGVYEMISGMMEKLERSGEHLLFLVNEILDFAKIEASGLSLDIQPNDIGEIIQTAAGQMAPMVEQKGLELNVQPVSATLDLDAKRIQQVLMNLLGNATKFTETGSVSLIAEIVRDQIEIRVKDTGMGIPPDQVERVFEPFHQVDSSNKRGIGGTGLGLAISREIVEAHGGTLTATSVEGEGSVFKVTLPLQSAE